The window gtgtctttagcagcagactggctaacctattGAAGAGGGCTTTAAGCTAGAATTGTTggagcagggtgatcaaagctcccaggtAAGTATAATCCTTCAGggaagtgaatcactaaatacctctacacaaaagagaaaaaggggcaatgtctggaaagctgtATATACCAATACTCAAAGTATGggaacaaggttctggatctattGGCTGTGATAGAaaaggctgagttggatttagtggtgatcatggagacatggttcatggagaaccatgattgAGATATAgctatactgggctataatctgttcaggaaagacagggtaggctGAAAAGGAGGGTGCGTGGTATTATACTGTATGTTAAAGATAATTTTGATGCTACACAATTGCAAGATCTATAGGTTATGAAAACTGCACTAGGTGTCAATCTagaaagggggaaaggaaaatgtatttacaatgatgtgatatataggcctccttcacagacagaagaagtgggtTGAGGTCTAATTTTCTATAATGTAgacacattttttgacagtgGTGAGGGTGTTGCCTAATGCAGCCATTATAGGTAGCATGATCGTTATGTCGTAtgcataggtgaaatgttttttttcatgCAAAATCTAGGTTGTATCCCAAGGATTGCTTTAGAAGGTTGAACACTGATGGTGAAAGTGGCAATCCTTAGTGGATCCCGCTGGGAGGAGATATTAGAAAGTTCATCATCCATATGTACAGCATAATGCCGAGTGTTCAGGAAGCCTTGGAATCAGGAGGGAACTGGCCCCTGAATatgaaatcactgaagatctcAGACATTTGATCAAAgcctactaggtcaaatgcactgcttaGGTTGAATTGGATTATAATTGCGCTGTGACCCTTGTTTAGTAGTTCTGTGCCGTATGTTACTAGTGCTGCGACTACCATCTTGATGCTGTAATGTTTCCTGAATCCCAGTTGTGAAGGGTGAAAGAAATTGAAGCATTGTAAGTAGCATTCAAGTTGTTCTGTGCCAtatccttccatcattttgataAATAGGGGTATGCAATCTACCGGCTGATAATTGGTCACATCAGAAAGGCTGTTTTGGGTTCTGATGTGGGCGTTAAGATAATTCCTCCTCTTCATATGGGGAAAAGGCCAGTTTTTAGGTGATAgttgggttatttttcctatgGTTGTTGGGGGTGGCTGCTTTGATAAGGTAAAGTGGACAGGtggtgaggcctcaccaatgacttataTAGGGGCACTAACACCTCACTTTTTCTGCTGGtgattcctctctctatgcagcccagcatccttctgcttATAGCCACCGTTTTGTCACATTATTTTGCACCTTTgaaatcctcagacactatcacaccattgtccctctccctgtccgtgcatatcagcttctcatccCCAAGCATATACAACTCCTTTGGATTTTTACCAAGAACATCACTCTGAacttcttcacattaaattttaaatgCCAAACATTAGAACATTCTTCCAACATTCGCAGATCTCTTCTTGTGTTTTCTATTCTCTCCGGCATATCTACTCTTTTGTGaatctttgtgtcatctgcaaaaagacacacgTTTCCTTCTAATGCTTCTgaaatatcactcacaaatatattgaacagaatgggCCCCAATACCAATTCCTGAGGCATTCCTCACTTAGGAAatctctgattggctgaggcgcctcaggcctctcccaagggaggagccaatggtgcctgagccaataagggccttagAAGCTgctctgtgcatcacatgatacaccagggcctggcctaaggcctcagaatcgttacgggaggcattggagcaggagagattgagcacccctcctgatcCATTAAAAATACCAGGAGGAGGGGAACGGGAAGGGGGCATCcagtgggtggcaggagggagtcggcaggaggggtggaggggagAGTTGGGAGGCATTTGAGCAAGAAAGattgagcacccttcctgctctgttaaaggtactgggggcagGGGGAGGACAGAGGATGGGGAGGGTGCATCccttgggtggcaggagggagttggcatccctcctgccataggcTGCGATGGCAGCGGGCATTGGCATGCTGGGGGCATTGGCAtgtaggttaaaaccacaggctggaATGTGgtttttacagaatatataaaaaaggaagaattccttttttatatattctgcaaaacgcattgccagcccatggttttaaagggtagaaagagggcaggagagtcggtaagGAAGTGAAacaactggtcctcatcagtcgctTCACTtctgatcagccagcccaattgatgttccttcttgagtttagtgaatcgtgtccttcctactttgcatgctgtttcccttcatttgcatgcacggatcgggtcGGAAGTTGATCggccaggaggttagtgaatcaggtcggaggaaaatcgggatGCAAAGTAgtcaggacacgatcggtgtccttagttaatctagccctaagtttctAGGCACTTGTCTTGTTTGCCTATCTCTTTATCCTGTTTATTGTACCCCATTCCCCCTAATTCCACATCATTTTGGCTCCTCTGCactattttctgtttttcagGGCTTTGGGGTCTGGTGAACAATGCTGGGATCGGTTCCCCTGTAGCCCCCAATGGATGGCTGACGAAGAATGACTTCTGCAAGATACTGAACGTGAACCTGGTGGGAATGATCGATGTGACCCTCAGTCTGCTCCCTCTAATCAGAAAATCCAAGGGCAGGATTGTCAATGTTTCCAGTATAGTAGGGAGGATAAGTATGACTGGAGGTGGATACAGCATTTCTAAATACGGAGTGGAGGCTTTCTCAGACAGTCTCAGGTGAAAAGAATGAAAGCATCTTTTATTTTTCATAGATGTTTAGAGGAATAGATTAAACCTTAAGGTGATAATTTCTTGTTATAGCAGCACCACTAGTAATTATATTCAGTGGATGTAAATCAATAAAAAGGGAAGCTGGAGAAAGGAGCTTCCTAAAGACTAGATTTACTAAAATATGCTATTCCGTAAATGAATAGCAACAAATATTAATGTACAGTGggtcaaccagagtcttaggactccttcccagtgcattctgggatgcactgggagaggcctaagcctccgattggccagatacctaaagtcACTCCCATAAGCAGAATGCACAGCTGGAAAGGATGGGGGGAGGTGATttggttgagaattcaaggtggatcttgtgaatcttATCATAGAAAAACTCTGCCATCATCTGGGGGAAAGTGAGGATAGAATAGGACATACGGGGACTAGGTCCCTGCTTTGACCTAATTAGTAGTGCATTCATAGTTTGAATATTTGGACAAATTGAATCACATAAAGATGTCTGATTAACTCTGCCACACTTAGGCTGCTAGTATTGATCTCAGTAGTTGTTTTCCTCTCTTTGTGTCATGTATGTCAATGTTTCTCAAGCTCTAGCTAGAGATACTATacggataaagaaaaaggaggatggagtgAGACatttggattttacttccattgcattcaatgggagtaaaacccggatgtctcaatccatcctcctttttctggagccatatggtaaccctacccttagCTAATCTGGATTTCAGATATCCATATTGAATATTGCTTGAGAGAAATTTCTATACAGTTCATACTGCGCTCTTTGTCCCAAGAAGTTGATGTGAACCTAGAAGGTAATGTTTGGAAACTTTgagaggtgaggagtggcctagtggtagagctgctgcctcagtaccctgaggttgtgggattgaataccagcgctgcttcttgtgaccctgggcaagtcacttaatctaccATTGCtccaaggtacaaaataagtatctgaatATAAATAAACCACATTGAATGTATAACCACAggtatcaagtcccatccccattTGTAGCCTGCGAAGTACTTGTGTCTTCATGTAGTGAAAGTAGTTATGTGTTAGGTATTTGGAGGGGAAATAAAAGGTTGATATTCAGTGTGCTGCCCACTTAAACCACGTTGAGCATGTTGGGAGCTAAATTTCAGCAGTATTTAACCACACAGTGCTGCTCAGTATAAACTGTGGCACTGTCCAGATAATGCTGGGAAGGTCCAGGAGCAGAGTCTGGAGTTATGCTGGTGCCAGTGATATTCAGTGTTGGTTCATGaatcaaatgtgtcctttcagtTCATACATAGGTAACTGGGCAAATTTTTCACTTTACCAGGTTAGCTATGTGAATCTGGCACTGGATATTGGCCATGTCCACATAATTTGTGCTTGTGATGCAGATAGTACCAGTGTCTAAATATGGCCTAGTACTGCATATACAGGTCTAATTTAATCGGCAGTGATCAATGCTTCAAGAAATTCCAGCTGCTGCCTGTTGAATATTGACCTAAAAGATGTTAAGCTTATTCATATCTTACCGTCCTTAGACGTATGCCAGCATACAACAATAATATAATACTGTAAACATCACAATGTATAAAGATTGAATATTGAAGAACAATTCTAATATACAACTAATACAGTTCATAAAAAGTTTAGACatcaatacattttaaaataaaacataaatatgCAAAAATGTGTATACAATATATTTTCCAACTAGGATGCAGCCTGTCCAAATATTGAACATTCATAGACATGTGGTGACTTTCCCCAGTCTCAGCACTTTTCAGATGGTCGTCTCTCTTTTACTGTGTATAGGAGCAGCTGAGTGAAGGGAGCTATGGTGGGAGAGGAGGTGAGGCAGGATAGATGAAGCTAAGCCCTAGAACCATAGGCAAAATGGAAATGAAATTTTTGCATTACAGACGTGAACTATATTCCTTTGGAGTGAAAGTCTGTATCATCGAGCCTGGTGCTTTCAAAACACAATTAACAGATCCCAAATACTTTGAAGAGACTATCCAGCAAATCTGGAGCCGCTTGCCAGAGGAAACCAAGGAAAGCTATGGACAAGCTTCCTATGACAACTGTGAGTCTTCTGCTCTCTTTCTAAAGGACAGAGGAAATGTTGGTCACTGACAGATATGGGGAGGGAATCTGTTATCATATTAATGTCATTTATGGGGCTGGTGGACCAAGAGGAAGTGGCAGAGCCTTTAAGGATGTGAAACTGTTTTCCAATTAAAAGGTTTGCTCGCAGCTGGTGATCTTATTCTATTTGTGCATTTTTACACAGATATCAAGAATATTCGTATTATGGTGAATGTTGTCAGTTCCAAACTGACTCTAGTGACAGACTGCATGGAGCACGCTCTGACAGCAGTGCACCCCCACACACGCTACTCTGTTGGATGGGATGCTAAACTCTTCTACCTTCCACTCTCCTACTTACCAACGTCCCTTGTAGACTTCCTGTTACGCTTGATGAAATGAAGCAGCAAAGTCAACCTAGCAGAAATGCTCTGAAATGAGATCCATGATAACTGTGACCTTCATAATGTCAAAGATTTTACTTGTTAACAGAAAGGAATTCATTCTCAGTAGAAAAAATCATGACCTGttcaataaatttattttttctctaCCCCAAAAGAAGAAATCTTTTTTGAAAAGATCTGTTCCATTGAATATTGTAGGGAATCATTTAATAACAGTATGCACTATATAGaatcgtatatactcaaatataagttgatccaaatataagtcgacacccccatttccccccccaaaaggaggaaaaaggttgttttgaatataagtcaggtgacttaatattcatgtgccctcccttctcaggctctgcaccctgtcctccctccctgcctgacCCTGTCCGTTATACTTCcactgccgatccctggtggtccagaggtgcagcggcaggagcgagctttccacttagagccttaggcccctcccctacaccttccaggatgcaccgggaaggagaaggcccaccattttgaagaagcgggtctgctggccggagggagtaggcatccctttggCAAGCCATCAaattaaggtaagggggagggagtgagggggtcATCAGAGGCACAGGGGGCATTGCTTGGTGGCAGAGGGAATGGGGATTTCTCCCAATGCCTTGGGGGAGAGAGTTAGCAGTGTCGGGTTACTGTGTGACTCGGCTGGGTTGTTTAATGGAGTTTGTGTGAGTGACTGATCAGTTTGTCATTGTGGTGTGTTATGTGTTTGGTTACCCTGTCATGTTTTAGGGAAAGGACTGCAGCCCTTTCTGTAGTGTTCAGTTTCCTCAGTTATCCATCATAGgtagaaacttgaaaggagaagtAACATGAATTAATTGGATTAAGAGGGTTGCTAATCCAGTGATCTGATAAGCCAAGAGAGGAGTGTATTAATTGATTCATTTCTTTGGGTGAATTGTCTTTGGgagatgttttgaaatgattagTGCTGGTGTGGTATTTTGGTTTAACCTATGTTAACAGGTAAATATTCCTGTGGTGTGAGCTCCATCACAGGAGGTTCAACATCTAATTTAGTTTTTTGCAACATGCTGCCACCCTTATCCTTAATTTCTTAGTGGGGTCAGCAGCATGAGGGAGTAGGTGTCACTCCTGCCCAGGGATGTCTCAGAggtgtggcagcaggagggaatgggaatcCCACCTACCGAGGGATGTCTCTGTGGCGGCAGAAAGAATTGGTCACTCCTCCTGCCATGAACATTCGGGGGGAGGGGCTTCAGggctccagcaggagggaatATGCATCCCTTCAGCCAGCCAACTATGGGGGGGGATGGGGGctgtggccactaaactgatcatggcaaggagATTCCTTTGTCACAATTGGCTTAGcagccatgtctatttgaaatgtagaccagcattttgatGGCCTATATTTTAGGTGCCTATTGTGGCCCTAGGAAGttgcctagggctgcctaagctcaccgAAGGCCACATCCAGttgaaacttaagaacataagaattgccgctgctgggtcagaccagtggtccatcctgcccaacagtctgctcacatggcggcccccaggtcaaagaccagtgctctaaatgagtccagtcacTACCTGCATAtgtccagtttagcaggaacttgtccagcttagtcttgaaacccttgGAGGATGTTTCCCCTACAAAagactccggaagtgcgttccagctctccaccactctctgagtgaagaagaactttcttatgtttgtacggaatctatcccctttcaactttagagagttccctcttgttctttctaaaatcaaggggggtgggtcattagagtgggcagacttggtgggctatggcccttttctgccgtcatcttctatgtttctatgaacttgtaaatttaagggaaaaatgatatctattcagtacaatattttgttaacggctcccaTACATCTTGAAACTTCCTTAAATACCCCTTCTGTGTAGATATTGCTctttctattttatatatatggcataacaagttccaccaaaaattatagttcagtctactccagttttttcaattacatgtaatttgttgtatggcgacccccctgtcattataagtaaaagcttgttattatttgaagatatctgactctttgccctcattgacatgccaaataatatagttcaatactgggggaggggagtaatttctagtttattatttaacaatataagaatgatagggggaaattttatcatatgatacatatgttttatatttgctactagtattttagcccgttacattaacgggtgctagagtagacatctattttggggttgttttttttctttgtctctttctccttggatgctgtctgtctgtcattctttctgtctgtgtctctccctggccccctgtctatctttctttctgtctctgtatttctctgatgtcccatgcctgcctgtctctcagtggcccccttcctatgtccatactgtcccatcctatgtccttagtgccctcagtgccttctatgtccttagtagcccagttcttccttcccatgtccttagtgcccccagtgcctccttcccatgtccttagtgcccccagtgcatccgtcctgtgtccttagtgcccccagtgcctccttcctctgtccccctcactgccttccagactttgacccaaccccacccccgaagccagtctgcctgcctccctcccatccccctgtctagtagacccaatgagcatctttaaatttgtacccccctcccatcccccctgtacagtagaaccgATGATCAGCCTGTTTCCATCTTCCCCCGCCTCTGCCACCGTGCATCCGCCCCTCCCACAGCGAGATGACCTCGGCGTTTCGTTTCTGGCTCCAGGTAGGTTTGTCAGCTGCGCCTCTGgccgggttgggggggagggaaggaggcggccgacatccgacttgGGCCGCCGCGCCGCAGGAAAAGCAGTGTCCAACTTAAAACCCGGAAGGGTTAccttaaaataaatctttccgggtttggctgccgcggtagacatccgcctgggggggaggaagagaaagagcggagaggcggcgaccgctgcgtctttcaacagggagcaggacagaccataaggcgcgcatgcgcacttcctatgtgtcgctacagctcacggaaaaccggcgcacacataggaagtgtgtatgcgcggcctagcgttttattatattagatggaagggtggggagggagggagggagataagttatat is drawn from Geotrypetes seraphini chromosome 3, aGeoSer1.1, whole genome shotgun sequence and contains these coding sequences:
- the LOC117356901 gene encoding retinol dehydrogenase 7-like isoform X6 yields the protein MWFWLLAFVGFYFLFRWYWYRQILQNLTDKYVFITGCDSGFGNLLARQLDEQGLRVLAACLTQRGTEQLKEATSQRLQTIILDVTDSENVAAAASWVKQQVGDRGLWGLVNNAGIGSPVAPNGWLTKNDFCKILNVNLVGMIDVTLSLLPLIRKSKGRIVNVSSIVGRISMTGGGYSISKYGVEAFSDSLRRELYSFGVKVCIIEPGAFKTQLTDPKYFEETIQQIWSRLPEETKESYGQASYDNYIKNIRIMVNVVSSKLTLVTDCMEHALTAVHPHTRYSVGWDAKLFYLPLSYLPTSLVDFLLRLMK